In a single window of the Litorilituus sediminis genome:
- a CDS encoding S8 family serine peptidase, protein MSYKNRLTKTVVKTSSVVATASVLALAVSNALYAAEPKGVQLTDSLLKASQTSNLPKRYIVKYKQIGAVNSFANNSAEMAVRNTINALGAKVKGQYPNINVISAELSERDAQLLARDSNVEYVEEDLQRRFMAQTMPYGIEMVQASQVDDSVASASAGGKKICIIDSGLDLPHEDMGTRGGTISGTNDSGTGNWYDHGGPHGTHVAGTVAALNNGIGVRGVIGSDPSMHIIKVFNESGWGYSSELVSAINTCANNGADVINMSLGGTGSSTTERNGIKAAYDAGVLLIAAAGNDGVASSTTDVESYPASYDSVVSVAAIDSNKALADFSQKNSQVEIAAPGVDVLSAYPEGTGSVVEVSVAGTGYSANAMENSGSASASLYDFGTGEATDFSASGSICLIQRGNISFHDKVKACQDSGGVGAIIYNNAAGSFGGTLGTSNATSIPAVTVSDTDGAAMLANVGSNASINIGAGNYGKMSGTSMASPHVAGVAALVWSHHPSCSNVEIRNVLNATAEDLGSAGRDVKFGYGLVQTKAAIDYISANGCDGSGNGGGTGGGGTTPTEGVLENGVTQSNIAADKGNDVVFTFDVPAGATDINFAMSGGTGDADLYVKFGSAPTDDLYDCRPWANGNSESCTGTDTDGTYYVRVKAYSSFDGVNLTASYTEPSTGGGGNVSPINETVTNISVDRRSWTRYTYDLAAGYDDLTITLVGGSGDADLYITQGQQSTRSSYDCRSWNNGNDESCSFSAPAEGRWYIDIYGYSAASGFDLNLTATPK, encoded by the coding sequence ATGTCATATAAAAATAGATTAACCAAAACAGTCGTAAAAACATCGTCAGTAGTAGCTACTGCCAGTGTTTTGGCTTTAGCCGTATCTAACGCACTTTATGCGGCAGAGCCAAAAGGCGTGCAATTAACAGATAGCTTGTTAAAGGCGAGCCAAACCTCAAACCTTCCTAAACGTTATATTGTTAAATATAAGCAAATAGGTGCTGTAAATTCATTTGCTAATAACAGTGCAGAAATGGCTGTGCGCAATACAATTAACGCACTTGGCGCAAAGGTTAAAGGTCAGTACCCAAACATTAATGTGATTTCAGCGGAATTGAGCGAACGTGATGCGCAACTTTTAGCCCGTGATAGCAATGTTGAGTACGTTGAAGAAGATTTGCAGCGCCGTTTTATGGCGCAAACTATGCCTTATGGCATTGAAATGGTACAAGCAAGCCAAGTTGATGACAGTGTTGCCTCAGCATCTGCAGGTGGTAAAAAGATTTGTATTATTGACTCAGGTTTAGACTTACCGCACGAAGATATGGGAACTCGTGGTGGTACAATTTCAGGTACAAATGATAGCGGTACAGGGAATTGGTATGATCATGGTGGTCCACATGGTACACACGTAGCAGGTACTGTTGCTGCACTTAATAATGGTATTGGTGTACGTGGGGTTATTGGTAGTGATCCAAGTATGCATATTATTAAAGTATTTAATGAATCTGGCTGGGGTTACTCTTCTGAGCTAGTGAGCGCTATTAATACTTGTGCTAATAATGGTGCAGACGTTATTAATATGAGTTTAGGTGGTACAGGCTCAAGTACCACGGAGCGAAATGGTATTAAAGCCGCTTATGATGCTGGCGTGTTATTAATTGCAGCAGCGGGTAATGATGGTGTGGCTTCAAGCACTACCGATGTTGAAAGTTATCCAGCTTCATATGATTCAGTGGTTTCGGTAGCCGCAATTGATAGCAATAAAGCACTCGCGGATTTTTCACAAAAAAATAGCCAAGTAGAAATTGCTGCCCCAGGTGTTGATGTTTTATCGGCATATCCTGAAGGTACTGGCTCTGTGGTTGAAGTGAGTGTCGCTGGTACAGGTTATTCAGCTAACGCTATGGAGAACTCAGGCTCTGCTTCTGCAAGCTTATATGATTTTGGTACTGGTGAAGCGACAGACTTTAGCGCCTCAGGTAGTATTTGTTTAATTCAGCGCGGTAATATTTCTTTCCACGATAAAGTTAAAGCGTGTCAAGACAGCGGTGGTGTCGGTGCCATTATCTATAATAATGCTGCTGGTAGTTTTGGTGGTACGTTAGGTACATCTAACGCGACTTCTATTCCTGCGGTAACTGTATCTGATACTGATGGCGCAGCTATGCTCGCTAATGTAGGCAGCAATGCAAGTATCAATATTGGTGCGGGTAATTACGGTAAGATGAGCGGTACTTCAATGGCGTCGCCTCATGTTGCTGGTGTTGCTGCATTAGTATGGAGTCATCACCCAAGCTGTAGCAATGTTGAAATCCGTAATGTATTAAATGCCACAGCAGAAGACTTAGGCAGCGCGGGTCGCGATGTTAAGTTCGGTTACGGTTTAGTACAAACTAAAGCAGCTATCGACTATATCAGTGCAAATGGTTGTGACGGCTCTGGCAACGGTGGCGGCACAGGTGGCGGTGGTACTACGCCAACAGAAGGTGTATTAGAAAACGGTGTAACCCAATCTAATATTGCTGCTGATAAAGGTAATGATGTTGTCTTTACTTTTGATGTGCCAGCTGGCGCAACAGACATTAACTTTGCTATGAGTGGCGGTACAGGTGATGCTGACTTATATGTAAAATTTGGCTCAGCACCAACGGATGATCTTTACGATTGTCGTCCTTGGGCAAATGGCAACAGTGAGTCGTGTACAGGTACAGATACTGATGGCACTTACTATGTTCGTGTTAAAGCTTATAGCAGCTTTGATGGTGTTAACTTAACTGCATCGTACACTGAGCCAAGCACAGGTGGTGGCGGTAACGTTTCACCAATTAATGAAACTGTGACTAATATTTCAGTAGATAGAAGAAGTTGGACACGTTACACCTATGATTTAGCGGCGGGTTATGATGACTTAACGATAACGCTAGTTGGTGGCAGCGGTGATGCTGATTTGTATATTACTCAAGGTCAGCAATCAACACGTTCAAGCTATGATTGTCGCTCTTGGAACAACGGTAACGATGAAAGCTGTTCATTCTCAGCACCGGCTGAAGGTAGATGGTATATCGATATCTATGGTTACTCTGCTGCTTCAGGTTTTGATTTAAACCTAACAGCAACACCAAAATAG
- a CDS encoding dipeptidase, giving the protein MSINNMMKLKLGLVAFAISLTTACVSGNSVDKDAQLLAKAKRIHNNAIVLDTHHDFSLADFSEEQNYTMRLRSQVNLPKMDEGGLDVSWLIVYTSQGELNEQGYARAHKQALAKFDAIHRLTSEIAPDKIELALNSDDVRRIVKSGKKVAMIGVENGYPIGTDVGNVKKFYDLGARYMSIAHNGHSQLSDSNTGEKDRIWLHNGLSPLGREVIAEMNKWGMMIDISHPSKQANMQMMHLSKAPVIASHSASRALYDHSRNLSDEELLALKKNGGVVQAVAFRSYIDGDKSKAFSEAKKAIYQKYADQVGFEIISWDERKLWPEQELQAYRKAFNGIRDIAKVDIDKAAASIEQVTVSDFVDHIDYMVKLIGIDHVGISSDFDGGGGVQGWNDASETFNVTLELVKRGYSEADINKLWSGNLLRVLDEVQAVAKEIQANN; this is encoded by the coding sequence ATGAGTATAAACAATATGATGAAATTAAAACTTGGCTTGGTGGCATTCGCCATTTCGCTAACAACGGCCTGTGTTTCAGGCAACAGTGTTGATAAGGACGCGCAATTGCTTGCTAAGGCAAAGAGAATCCATAACAACGCCATTGTCTTAGATACTCATCATGATTTTAGTTTGGCAGACTTCTCTGAAGAACAAAACTATACCATGCGTCTTAGAAGTCAGGTTAACTTACCTAAAATGGATGAAGGTGGTTTAGATGTTTCTTGGCTTATTGTTTATACCAGCCAAGGAGAGCTTAATGAGCAAGGCTATGCTAGGGCGCATAAACAGGCTTTAGCTAAGTTTGATGCTATTCATCGCCTTACCAGTGAAATTGCCCCTGATAAAATTGAATTAGCATTGAACTCTGATGATGTACGCAGAATCGTAAAAAGCGGTAAAAAGGTTGCCATGATTGGCGTTGAAAATGGCTATCCAATCGGCACAGATGTTGGCAATGTGAAGAAGTTTTATGATCTTGGCGCTAGGTATATGTCGATAGCACATAATGGTCATAGTCAGCTAAGTGATTCGAACACCGGCGAAAAAGATAGAATTTGGTTACATAATGGCTTAAGTCCGCTGGGTCGTGAAGTGATTGCTGAAATGAATAAATGGGGCATGATGATTGATATCTCACACCCATCAAAACAAGCGAATATGCAAATGATGCATTTATCAAAAGCCCCAGTAATTGCATCGCATTCAGCAAGTCGCGCTTTGTATGATCACAGTCGTAATTTAAGCGATGAAGAATTATTGGCTTTAAAGAAAAATGGCGGTGTGGTACAAGCAGTAGCATTTCGTTCCTACATTGATGGCGATAAAAGCAAAGCCTTTAGTGAAGCTAAAAAAGCCATTTATCAAAAGTATGCTGATCAAGTAGGCTTTGAGATTATCAGTTGGGATGAACGTAAGTTGTGGCCTGAACAAGAGCTGCAAGCATATCGCAAGGCATTTAATGGTATACGCGATATTGCCAAAGTTGACATAGATAAAGCGGCAGCCTCAATAGAACAAGTAACGGTTAGCGACTTTGTTGATCATATTGACTATATGGTAAAACTTATTGGTATTGACCATGTTGGCATCAGCTCAGACTTTGATGGCGGTGGCGGCGTGCAAGGCTGGAATGATGCCTCTGAAACCTTCAATGTTACCTTAGAGTTAGTAAAACGTGGCTACAGTGAAGCGGACATTAATAAACTTTGGAGCGGTAATTTATTAAGAGTACTTGATGAGGTACAAGCTGTAGCGAAAGAAATTCAAGCAAATAATTAA
- a CDS encoding aldo/keto reductase, with product MKYVRLGSSSLEVSRICLGTMTWGVQNNQQDANLQLDYAQMQGVNFIDTAEMYAIPPREETYGKTEEIIGNWLKANPSRRKEIVLATKAAGPGFSYIREGSPLSGESVIQAVDTSLKRLKTDYIDLYQLHWPNRQSPHFANHWPNGIAFTEVNALEQSETMLDILQGLDSCVKAGKIRYCGLSDDTPWGISQYLSLAKEHNLPRMVSIQNEFSLLHSKDWPYLIEQCVHEDIAYLPWSPLATGMLTGKYLNGARPSGSRWTFMQRNGLFRDTPQAHNAVQAFVDLANQHHISPAKLALAWCDQVNGVTSTIIGATTMAQLEENIAAYSEPLSNEVLTEISNILKQHPMPF from the coding sequence ATGAAATATGTAAGATTAGGTAGCAGCAGTCTTGAAGTATCACGTATTTGTTTAGGCACTATGACTTGGGGTGTGCAAAACAACCAACAAGACGCGAATTTGCAGCTTGATTATGCCCAAATGCAAGGAGTCAATTTTATTGATACAGCAGAAATGTACGCCATTCCTCCCAGAGAAGAAACTTACGGTAAAACCGAAGAAATCATAGGCAACTGGCTAAAAGCAAATCCTTCTAGACGCAAAGAAATCGTACTAGCAACCAAAGCTGCTGGGCCAGGATTTTCATATATTCGAGAGGGCTCTCCTCTTTCAGGCGAGAGTGTTATTCAAGCAGTTGATACGTCTTTAAAGCGCCTAAAAACAGATTATATTGATTTATACCAACTGCATTGGCCAAACCGGCAATCACCTCATTTTGCTAATCACTGGCCTAATGGTATTGCCTTTACAGAAGTTAATGCGCTAGAGCAAAGCGAAACTATGCTAGATATTTTGCAAGGATTAGATAGTTGCGTTAAAGCGGGAAAAATTAGGTACTGCGGCTTATCAGACGATACCCCTTGGGGTATAAGCCAGTACCTATCACTTGCCAAAGAGCACAACCTGCCACGTATGGTCTCTATTCAAAATGAGTTCAGCTTATTGCACAGCAAAGACTGGCCTTACCTAATAGAGCAATGTGTCCATGAAGATATTGCCTATTTGCCTTGGTCACCTTTAGCAACGGGCATGCTAACAGGTAAATACTTAAATGGCGCACGACCTTCCGGTAGTCGATGGACATTTATGCAGCGCAACGGATTATTTAGAGATACACCACAAGCACATAACGCTGTGCAAGCATTTGTCGACTTAGCTAACCAGCATCATATTAGCCCTGCCAAACTTGCTTTGGCTTGGTGTGACCAAGTAAACGGCGTCACATCAACTATCATAGGTGCAACCACCATGGCGCAGTTAGAAGAAAATATTGCTGCTTATAGTGAGCCTTTATCTAATGAAGTATTAACTGAAATTAGTAATATTCTTAAACAGCACCCTATGCCATTCTAG
- a CDS encoding lipid A deacylase LpxR family protein — translation MLYFQFFFAKLFLLVACTLFVLAPALASQWHAQIENDATFAQDGNYTNALALGWESAPITDLTLRQQKLPLWFHWQHAFLISQRNSQNSYGIKLNQRMWTPNEIKITSPQPYDRPYAGLLQLESHTSSYKSNYAQKNWFAIGVTGPASGAKQVQKYIHDWRDASKPKGWSYQIEQQLTVQLAYEVDTLLYRQASIANTDWEISGYSHIELGNFRSQADLGLMLRWGSNLANTFGRLSSHYAQLGNITSQVDSSAIIAYTKVQRGYRFNDLSIEGDLPYQSYVKVQHQQAKVALGFIWSLSSFAIDWSFNGYTKDYTSDAKTWHGYGSLSLIWSM, via the coding sequence ATGCTCTATTTTCAGTTCTTTTTTGCAAAACTATTTCTCCTTGTAGCTTGCACTTTATTTGTACTAGCGCCTGCACTAGCCTCCCAGTGGCATGCACAAATAGAAAATGACGCGACATTTGCTCAAGATGGCAATTACACCAATGCCTTAGCTTTAGGCTGGGAAAGTGCCCCTATAACTGATTTAACACTGAGACAACAAAAACTACCGTTATGGTTTCATTGGCAACATGCCTTTTTAATTTCACAGCGTAATAGCCAAAATAGCTACGGTATTAAACTTAATCAGCGAATGTGGACGCCAAATGAAATAAAGATCACTAGCCCCCAACCCTATGATCGTCCCTATGCTGGTCTATTACAGCTTGAAAGTCATACCAGCAGCTATAAAAGCAACTATGCGCAAAAAAACTGGTTTGCTATTGGCGTTACAGGCCCGGCCTCAGGAGCAAAACAAGTACAAAAGTACATACATGATTGGCGTGATGCATCTAAGCCAAAGGGTTGGTCATATCAAATTGAACAGCAGCTCACGGTACAGCTTGCTTATGAAGTTGACACTTTGCTTTATCGACAAGCAAGTATTGCCAATACCGATTGGGAAATCAGTGGCTATAGCCATATTGAGCTAGGTAATTTTAGAAGCCAGGCAGACCTAGGGTTAATGCTGCGCTGGGGCAGCAATCTAGCGAATACTTTTGGCAGACTAAGTAGCCATTATGCTCAACTTGGTAATATAACTAGCCAAGTTGATAGCAGTGCTATTATTGCCTATACCAAAGTGCAGCGAGGTTATCGCTTTAATGATCTATCCATTGAAGGAGACTTACCTTATCAATCCTACGTTAAGGTTCAGCACCAACAAGCAAAAGTAGCGTTAGGGTTTATTTGGTCTTTATCAAGCTTTGCCATCGATTGGAGCTTTAATGGCTACACAAAAGATTACACCAGTGATGCAAAAACATGGCACGGCTACGGCTCTTTATCACTGATTTGGTCAATGTGA
- the efpL gene encoding elongation factor P-like protein EfpL: MPKASEIKKNAAIEHNGKVLIVRDITRSVPQGRAGGSLYRMRLYDVVTGGKVDETFKAEDMLNLADLSRRPAMFSYLDGDEYVFMDNEDYTPYNLNKESISEEVLYINEDTEGLSVIIVDGNPVGIDLPASVELVITETDPSIKGASASARTKPATLSTGLVVQVPEHISTGDKIKVNTAEQKFMGRADK, encoded by the coding sequence ATGCCAAAGGCAAGTGAAATAAAGAAAAATGCAGCCATAGAACATAATGGTAAAGTGCTTATTGTTAGAGATATTACTCGCTCAGTACCTCAAGGTAGAGCAGGTGGTAGCCTATACCGTATGCGTTTATACGATGTGGTTACAGGTGGTAAAGTTGATGAAACATTTAAAGCAGAAGATATGCTAAACCTAGCTGACTTGAGCCGCAGACCTGCGATGTTCTCGTACCTAGATGGCGATGAGTATGTTTTCATGGATAACGAAGACTATACCCCGTATAACTTGAATAAAGAATCTATCAGTGAAGAAGTACTTTATATTAATGAAGACACGGAAGGCCTTTCAGTCATCATAGTTGATGGCAACCCAGTAGGTATTGATTTACCGGCTAGCGTTGAATTAGTGATCACTGAAACTGATCCGTCAATAAAAGGCGCTTCAGCAAGTGCGCGCACAAAGCCTGCAACGTTATCAACAGGTTTGGTTGTTCAAGTACCTGAGCACATCTCTACTGGTGATAAAATTAAAGTGAACACCGCTGAGCAGAAGTTTATGGGACGTGCTGATAAGTAA
- a CDS encoding M14 family metallopeptidase: protein MKNGEAYPIGTPGVKWAEQEKQAWFAQQSIKRSYQDEVLVKLRPLSEHFELSQYGALTIDDSRYPLYALQSKTWQSQNKTILVTGGVHGYETSGVQGAIRFLENEVNNISQYNKQFNIIVAPCVSPWGYETINRWNPKAIDPNRSFYPQSPAQESAALMEFINNLDVDIALHIDLHETTDTDNSEFRPALAARDAVEHNNWNIPDGFYLVGDSTKPEADFQKAIISGVEKVTHIAPPDSNNQLIGVELEQWGVINYAARELGLCMGFTNADLVTTTEVYPDSPIVDDENCILAQVAAISAALDFLAEQK from the coding sequence ATGAAAAATGGCGAAGCTTATCCAATTGGCACACCAGGGGTGAAGTGGGCAGAGCAAGAGAAACAGGCTTGGTTTGCTCAGCAAAGCATAAAGCGCAGCTATCAAGATGAAGTATTGGTTAAGTTAAGGCCTTTATCAGAGCACTTTGAGCTCAGCCAATATGGTGCGTTGACCATTGATGACAGTCGATATCCTTTATATGCACTGCAAAGTAAAACCTGGCAAAGTCAAAACAAAACCATTTTAGTTACTGGTGGTGTGCACGGTTATGAAACAAGTGGTGTGCAGGGGGCAATTCGCTTTTTAGAAAATGAAGTGAATAATATTAGCCAGTACAACAAGCAGTTTAATATTATTGTTGCTCCTTGTGTCAGCCCGTGGGGATATGAAACCATTAATCGATGGAACCCAAAGGCTATTGACCCTAACCGCTCATTTTATCCGCAAAGCCCTGCACAAGAGTCAGCCGCATTAATGGAATTTATCAATAACTTAGATGTTGATATTGCTTTGCACATTGATTTACATGAAACAACAGATACGGATAATAGTGAGTTTAGACCTGCACTAGCGGCACGAGATGCGGTTGAGCATAACAACTGGAATATTCCTGATGGTTTTTATTTGGTCGGCGATAGCACAAAGCCAGAAGCAGATTTTCAAAAAGCCATTATTTCAGGTGTTGAAAAAGTGACTCATATTGCCCCGCCTGATAGTAATAATCAATTAATTGGTGTGGAACTTGAGCAGTGGGGCGTAATTAATTATGCCGCCAGAGAGCTAGGTTTATGTATGGGTTTTACCAATGCTGATTTGGTCACTACAACAGAGGTTTACCCTGATAGCCCAATTGTGGATGATGAAAACTGTATTTTGGCGCAAGTCGCGGCAATTAGCGCTGCCTTAGATTTTCTTGCTGAGCAAAAGTAA
- a CDS encoding IS4 family transposase, with translation MLSNWLLDTDTFAAPEDLSVFQKHLPMEWIEKVLVETDKASMRRRKLPAELVVWLIVGIGLYRNRPITEVVDKLDLILSDKLGETLAPSAIPQARKRLSDTPLAELFKLTATHWSQQQDGDDTWCGLSLFSVDGTQLRCADTPETASEFGYIKHRQDKHLEYPVVRLCALMSLRSRLIKDVAFGSSRVGEVNYAKQLISSASANSLTIFDRCYLSAELMMNWQRHNQEQHWLTPIKSNTKYRVIEQYSEHDFLIEMSVSNHARKQDPSLPEVWQARLVTYPENKQSNHIKGLLSSLTDINKYKAEDILAVYFERWEIENGYGELKQFQLDNAILLRSQTVQGVKQEIWGLLIAYNLIRAEISQIATEAQVSPLRISFVMAMRFIQDEFMWCAIASPGSIPKKLRAMRENVKQFILPEKRKRPKARTVRISKTRYPVKSKHA, from the coding sequence ATGCTTTCAAATTGGTTACTCGATACAGACACTTTTGCTGCTCCCGAAGATTTATCTGTTTTCCAAAAACATTTGCCAATGGAATGGATAGAGAAGGTACTCGTTGAAACGGATAAAGCCAGTATGAGAAGGCGCAAACTACCAGCTGAGCTTGTTGTCTGGCTCATCGTGGGAATAGGCCTTTATCGTAATCGCCCTATTACCGAGGTTGTTGATAAACTTGACCTAATACTGTCAGATAAACTGGGTGAAACACTTGCTCCCAGTGCAATCCCGCAAGCACGAAAGCGCTTAAGTGACACTCCATTAGCTGAACTATTTAAATTGACGGCGACACATTGGTCACAACAACAAGATGGGGATGATACTTGGTGTGGGCTATCACTTTTTTCAGTGGATGGCACACAGCTTCGTTGTGCAGACACGCCAGAAACTGCAAGCGAGTTTGGGTATATCAAGCACCGCCAAGATAAGCACCTTGAATATCCAGTAGTACGATTATGTGCATTAATGTCATTGCGTAGTCGCCTAATAAAAGATGTCGCATTTGGCTCAAGCCGAGTTGGCGAGGTTAATTATGCGAAACAGTTAATTTCATCAGCATCAGCAAATTCACTCACTATTTTTGATAGGTGCTACCTAAGCGCAGAACTTATGATGAATTGGCAACGGCATAACCAAGAGCAGCACTGGTTAACCCCCATAAAAAGTAATACCAAATACCGTGTCATTGAACAGTACAGTGAACATGATTTTCTCATTGAAATGTCAGTATCAAATCATGCCAGAAAACAAGACCCGAGTTTACCTGAAGTTTGGCAAGCTCGCCTCGTTACTTACCCAGAAAACAAACAAAGTAATCATATTAAAGGGCTCCTGAGCTCTTTAACTGACATTAATAAATACAAAGCAGAAGATATTCTGGCAGTGTACTTCGAGCGTTGGGAGATAGAAAATGGCTATGGGGAGTTAAAGCAATTTCAACTTGATAATGCAATATTGCTTAGAAGCCAAACAGTTCAGGGCGTAAAGCAAGAAATATGGGGATTATTAATTGCGTATAACCTAATTAGAGCCGAGATAAGTCAAATAGCGACAGAAGCACAAGTCTCTCCGTTACGCATAAGCTTTGTGATGGCAATGCGATTTATCCAAGATGAGTTTATGTGGTGTGCAATAGCCTCACCAGGTAGTATTCCTAAAAAGTTGAGGGCGATGCGGGAAAACGTAAAACAATTTATATTGCCAGAGAAACGAAAACGGCCCAAAGCCCGGACCGTTCGTATTTCTAAAACCCGCTACCCTGTCAAATCAAAACATGCTTAA
- a CDS encoding RNA polymerase sigma factor translates to MFERSDEALIRQALAGKKKAWVSLVKRYEKNVYNYALRMVNNQADAMDLMQDIFLAVFRNLSSFRGDAPFKGWLFRIAHYRCLEHYRKKRPTSSIDDLPEQESEDASLCPEQQLFSSQRASVLVEAMKLLPIKQKLVVELKFFQQCTFEEIAQQLDISSNTAKSQLYSGLEKLKSHLASQDGELDVVAKDDVKNMGVSHV, encoded by the coding sequence GTGTTTGAACGCAGTGATGAAGCACTTATCAGGCAAGCATTGGCTGGCAAGAAAAAAGCATGGGTGTCATTGGTTAAACGTTATGAAAAGAATGTTTACAACTATGCGCTGAGGATGGTGAATAACCAAGCTGATGCAATGGATTTAATGCAAGATATTTTTCTTGCCGTATTTCGTAATTTATCAAGCTTTCGCGGCGATGCACCTTTTAAAGGCTGGCTTTTTAGAATTGCCCATTATAGGTGTCTTGAACATTACCGGAAAAAGCGCCCGACAAGCTCAATTGATGATCTGCCAGAGCAAGAAAGTGAAGATGCTAGCTTATGCCCAGAGCAGCAATTGTTTTCGAGTCAGAGAGCATCTGTGTTGGTGGAGGCAATGAAGTTGTTGCCAATCAAACAGAAACTGGTGGTAGAGCTAAAATTCTTTCAGCAGTGTACTTTTGAAGAAATTGCTCAACAACTTGATATATCAAGTAATACAGCAAAGTCGCAATTGTACAGTGGCCTAGAAAAGCTGAAAAGCCATTTGGCTAGTCAAGATGGCGAGCTAGATGTAGTTGCAAAAGATGATGTAAAAAACATGGGAGTTAGTCATGTTTAA
- a CDS encoding LysR family transcriptional regulator, translating to MQINDIRIILHLLQSEDLKTTANTFHITSGALSKKLKRIENVINTQLFDRIGRNIKANSNGQKFFQHGKSLLNSYDTMLTEFSNPKTKTWLNIAGPAILVDYCLTSIIPALNTQDIELNLVTVYEGEAIKRLESNRADIAITTLEAISGRQNDNLKSLVLTQSEFKLVAAKSHPLAQKQPLTMSQVCRAAFAIPSSSPFCGITRGIGSDGWPDHQHPRNIAYRCDSLSSLKAIVSDAKAIAYIPDIAQNADLITLELDEKLQKNIEQICLVYNPSHASKRLKQLIYQLEQNTKPAKH from the coding sequence ATGCAAATAAATGATATACGAATAATCTTGCACCTATTGCAAAGCGAAGATCTAAAGACTACTGCGAATACCTTTCACATTACCTCTGGAGCGCTTTCTAAAAAGTTAAAGCGAATTGAAAACGTAATAAATACCCAGTTATTTGATCGCATTGGTAGAAATATCAAAGCCAATAGTAATGGCCAAAAGTTTTTTCAGCATGGCAAAAGCCTACTTAACTCCTACGACACCATGCTGACTGAATTTTCTAATCCCAAAACAAAAACATGGCTTAATATTGCAGGCCCTGCGATATTGGTAGATTATTGCTTGACCAGCATAATACCAGCGCTAAATACTCAAGATATAGAACTAAATCTAGTAACGGTTTATGAAGGGGAAGCCATTAAGCGCCTAGAAAGCAACCGTGCCGACATAGCAATAACCACCCTAGAAGCCATTAGTGGCAGACAAAACGACAATTTAAAGAGCCTAGTATTAACACAAAGCGAGTTTAAACTGGTCGCAGCCAAGTCACACCCTCTAGCTCAAAAGCAACCGCTCACCATGTCACAGGTGTGTCGCGCCGCATTTGCCATTCCGAGCAGTTCACCCTTTTGTGGTATAACACGTGGTATTGGCTCTGACGGTTGGCCTGATCATCAGCACCCAAGAAATATCGCTTATCGATGTGATAGCCTATCCTCACTAAAAGCCATAGTCAGTGATGCAAAAGCCATCGCCTATATTCCTGATATAGCGCAAAATGCTGATCTCATAACCTTAGAATTAGATGAAAAGTTGCAAAAGAATATTGAACAGATATGTTTAGTGTATAACCCCAGTCATGCCAGCAAGCGCCTAAAGCAGCTTATTTACCAACTTGAACAAAACACTAAACCGGCAAAACATTAA
- the zntR gene encoding Zn(2+)-responsive transcriptional regulator, translating into MYKIGELANKLSVSTDTLRYYEKHKLLMATSRADNGYRLYNEESLRVMQFIIRAKDVGFSLNEINELLSIKVDKASHSCAEVKSFTQQKLAQVEVKIAELERFKSSLKLLVDACCGGEEQATHCSILQALENVDATVN; encoded by the coding sequence ATGTACAAAATAGGTGAGCTAGCAAACAAGCTTTCAGTATCGACTGATACATTAAGGTACTATGAAAAGCATAAACTTCTTATGGCAACGAGTAGAGCTGATAATGGTTACCGTTTATACAATGAAGAATCGCTGCGGGTAATGCAATTTATTATTCGCGCTAAAGATGTCGGCTTTAGTTTAAATGAAATCAATGAACTGCTCTCTATTAAGGTGGATAAAGCAAGTCATAGTTGTGCTGAGGTTAAATCGTTTACGCAACAAAAACTAGCGCAGGTTGAAGTAAAAATAGCAGAGCTTGAGCGCTTTAAAAGCTCTTTAAAATTACTGGTTGATGCCTGTTGTGGTGGAGAAGAGCAAGCCACTCACTGTTCTATTTTACAAGCACTGGAGAATGTTGATGCAACTGTTAACTAA